A genomic stretch from Candidatus Hydrogenisulfobacillus filiaventi includes:
- the rbsK gene encoding Ribokinase, with protein MSVIVLGSINLDMTARVDHIVGPGETLVASDVLVSPGGKGANQALAARRMGADTVLVGSVGDDAFAMQALRLLRQAGVDLSRIQVVDRATGLAWVAVDRAGQNAITVIPGANAVTGAEALEAVRRLLGPRDTLVLQLEIPLETVAAAVNLARAAGARVLLDPAPAPSALPDACWQVDILTPNQGEAGQLLGGPAVRDVREAKAAARALRQRGPKVAVVKLGEAGVVWATAQGVFYLPAEPVTAVDSTGAGDAFAGALAARLDAGDPLPEAMRLANRAAAVSTTRRGAQVSFPDREEVAAWPDGPSR; from the coding sequence GTGAGCGTAATCGTACTGGGAAGCATCAATCTGGACATGACCGCCCGGGTCGACCACATCGTGGGTCCCGGGGAGACGCTGGTGGCCTCCGATGTGCTGGTGAGCCCGGGGGGCAAGGGGGCCAATCAGGCGCTGGCGGCCCGCCGCATGGGAGCCGACACCGTGCTGGTGGGCAGCGTGGGCGATGACGCCTTCGCCATGCAGGCCCTGCGCCTCCTGCGCCAGGCCGGGGTGGACCTGTCCCGCATCCAGGTCGTGGACCGGGCCACCGGCCTGGCCTGGGTGGCGGTGGACCGGGCCGGGCAGAATGCCATCACCGTCATCCCCGGCGCCAACGCCGTCACGGGGGCGGAGGCGCTGGAGGCGGTGCGGCGGCTGCTGGGCCCGCGCGACACCCTGGTCCTGCAGCTGGAAATCCCTCTGGAGACGGTGGCGGCGGCGGTGAACCTGGCCCGGGCGGCGGGGGCGCGGGTGCTGCTCGACCCGGCCCCTGCCCCGTCGGCGTTGCCGGACGCCTGCTGGCAGGTGGATATCCTCACCCCCAACCAGGGGGAGGCGGGCCAGTTGCTGGGGGGACCCGCGGTCCGGGACGTGCGCGAGGCCAAGGCGGCCGCCCGCGCCCTGCGCCAGCGGGGACCCAAGGTGGCGGTGGTCAAGCTCGGGGAGGCCGGGGTGGTGTGGGCCACCGCCCAGGGGGTGTTCTACCTGCCGGCCGAGCCGGTGACGGCGGTGGACAGCACCGGGGCGGGGGACGCCTTCGCCGGGGCCCTGGCTGCCCGCCTGGACGCGGGGGATCCCCTTCCCGAGGCCATGCGCCTCGCTAACCGGGCCGCGGCCGTGTCCACCACCCGCCGGGGGGCGCAGGTCTCCTTCCCCGATCGCGAGGAGGTGGCGGCATGGCCGGACGGGCCGTCCCGCTGA
- a CDS encoding Inosine-uridine preferring nucleoside hydrolase, translated as MAGRAVPLILDMDPGVDDALALVTALRGGRVAGVSTVAGNAAAADTCRNARLVLARAGSPGLPVAAGAERPLFADPLPAEAVHGPHGLWQAEEAPGPLPTPWPEPAWRWLGRLLEGTEPVDLLATGPLTNLARVFLWFDGRPPALDTLVIMGGSLSAGNVTPTAEYNLYADPEAAEVVLAAAGRGRTRLVGLDVTRRVRFTRGDAARLAGLGGTLGPWLAEVVTAYVEAAARRHPQGPPGAAIHDVVALAALEQPELFEWEERPLGVVTTGPWRGSLLPLPPEAGRAPVAVARRVDVEGFGRWFWRRLGL; from the coding sequence ATGGCCGGACGGGCCGTCCCGCTGATCCTGGACATGGACCCGGGGGTCGATGACGCCCTGGCCCTGGTGACCGCCCTGCGCGGGGGCCGGGTAGCGGGGGTGAGCACGGTGGCCGGTAACGCCGCCGCGGCTGACACCTGCCGCAACGCCCGCCTGGTGCTGGCCCGGGCGGGGTCCCCAGGTCTGCCGGTGGCGGCGGGCGCCGAACGGCCGTTGTTTGCGGACCCGCTGCCCGCCGAAGCCGTACACGGTCCCCATGGCTTGTGGCAGGCGGAGGAGGCGCCCGGGCCGCTGCCGACACCCTGGCCGGAGCCGGCCTGGCGGTGGCTGGGCCGGCTGCTGGAAGGCACGGAGCCGGTGGATCTCCTGGCCACCGGTCCCCTCACCAACCTGGCCCGGGTATTCCTGTGGTTTGACGGCCGCCCGCCGGCCCTCGACACCCTGGTGATCATGGGGGGCTCCCTGAGTGCCGGCAACGTGACCCCGACCGCCGAATACAACCTGTACGCCGATCCCGAGGCCGCCGAGGTGGTGCTGGCGGCCGCCGGCCGCGGCCGCACCCGGCTGGTAGGGCTCGACGTCACCCGGCGGGTCCGCTTCACCCGTGGGGATGCAGCCCGCCTGGCCGGTCTGGGCGGGACCTTGGGCCCCTGGCTGGCGGAGGTGGTGACCGCCTATGTGGAGGCCGCCGCCCGCCGCCATCCCCAGGGGCCGCCGGGGGCCGCCATCCATGATGTGGTGGCCCTCGCGGCCCTGGAACAGCCCGAGCTGTTCGAATGGGAGGAGCGGCCGCTGGGGGTGGTGACCACCGGCCCCTGGCGCGGCAGCCTGCTGCCGTTGCCGCCGGAGGCGGGGCGGGCGCCGGTGGCGGTGGCCCGCCGGGTGGATGTGGAGGGCTTCGGGCGCTGGTTCTGGCGCCGGCTGGGGCTGTAA
- a CDS encoding protein of unknown function (Evidence 5 : Unknown function), translating to MEHGAEPDRRPRRASYYLYPWQIRHIQRLARETGRPPSEVLREVLTRALGEG from the coding sequence ATGGAGCACGGGGCGGAACCGGATCGGCGGCCTCGCCGCGCCAGCTACTACCTCTACCCCTGGCAGATCCGTCACATTCAGCGCCTGGCCCGCGAAACCGGGCGGCCACCGTCCGAGGTCCTGCGCGAGGTGCTGACCCGGGCCCTGGGTGAGGGGTAG
- a CDS encoding UDP-N-acetylmuramoylalanyl-D-glutamate--2, 6-diaminopimelate ligase, with protein MPGLRLEELCRGLPCRLEGDGSTRVEDLVLDSRAAGPGALFVALAGSRRDGAVFAAEAVGRGAVAVLLAEGAARPPGLPPAVPLVRAPRPRALLPELAARLWDHPAAGFTLAGVTGTNGKTTTASHIAHLLEAGLPGRPVAYWTTAEVFDGGRRFRPAWTTPEAPDLARFLDSARRHGARHAVIEVSSHALALDRVAGLTFRVGVVTNLSPDHLDFHGDLAGYTAAKRRLVAALTPPALALLNADDPVVAGFAAVSRVPVLFFGAGAKADLRLEDAVWDGGWRFRIRLSPRARSRWGLKTVIEERLALPGRHNLYNAVAALGAALELGANPGRVLAALPGLEAPVRRLAEQRVGPYRILDDVAMNSASYDAVLETLAGQGIRGTRLVVVNALRGNRGPAVNAAIARRLAAWNRRLDFAPLLVSLSRQAVAALSADYRVRPEEQAAFEAAAREAGLPIVVYPELEEALQAAVARLTPGATLLLLGTFGMDPGPDLARALLEARLAQTPGGPANGAAGNRNG; from the coding sequence ATGCCGGGCCTACGTCTAGAGGAGCTGTGCCGGGGCCTGCCCTGCCGGCTGGAGGGGGACGGCTCCACCCGGGTGGAGGACCTGGTGCTGGACAGCCGGGCGGCGGGACCGGGGGCGCTGTTTGTGGCCCTGGCCGGCAGCCGGCGGGACGGGGCGGTCTTCGCCGCCGAAGCCGTGGGCAGGGGAGCGGTGGCGGTCCTGTTGGCGGAGGGGGCGGCGCGGCCGCCGGGCCTGCCGCCGGCGGTCCCGCTGGTCCGGGCCCCCCGGCCCCGCGCCCTCCTGCCGGAGCTGGCCGCCCGCCTGTGGGACCATCCTGCGGCCGGCTTCACCCTGGCCGGGGTCACCGGCACCAACGGCAAGACCACCACCGCCTCCCATATCGCGCACCTGCTGGAAGCCGGCCTGCCGGGCCGGCCCGTCGCCTATTGGACCACCGCCGAGGTCTTCGACGGCGGCCGCCGCTTCCGGCCGGCCTGGACCACCCCCGAGGCACCGGACCTGGCCCGGTTTCTGGACAGCGCCCGCCGCCACGGCGCCCGCCACGCCGTGATCGAGGTCTCCTCCCATGCCCTGGCCCTGGACCGGGTGGCAGGGCTGACCTTCCGGGTGGGGGTGGTGACCAACCTGAGCCCCGACCACCTCGACTTTCACGGCGACCTGGCGGGATACACCGCCGCCAAGCGCCGCCTGGTGGCGGCGCTCACCCCGCCGGCCCTGGCCCTCCTCAACGCCGACGACCCGGTGGTGGCCGGCTTTGCGGCCGTGAGCCGGGTCCCGGTGCTGTTCTTCGGGGCGGGGGCCAAGGCCGACCTGCGCCTGGAAGACGCGGTCTGGGACGGCGGCTGGCGCTTCCGGATCCGGCTGTCCCCGCGCGCCCGGTCCCGCTGGGGCCTTAAGACGGTGATCGAGGAACGTCTGGCCCTGCCCGGCCGCCACAACCTCTACAACGCCGTAGCGGCACTGGGGGCCGCCCTGGAATTGGGGGCCAACCCCGGCCGGGTATTGGCGGCCCTGCCCGGCCTGGAGGCGCCGGTGCGACGGCTGGCCGAGCAGCGGGTGGGCCCATACCGCATCCTGGACGACGTGGCCATGAACAGCGCCAGCTACGACGCGGTGCTGGAAACCCTGGCCGGGCAGGGGATCCGGGGGACGCGGCTGGTGGTGGTTAACGCCCTGCGCGGCAACCGGGGCCCGGCCGTCAATGCCGCCATCGCCCGGCGCCTGGCGGCCTGGAACCGGCGGCTGGACTTCGCCCCCTTGCTGGTGAGCCTGAGCCGGCAGGCGGTGGCGGCCCTGTCCGCGGATTACCGCGTCCGCCCGGAGGAGCAGGCCGCCTTCGAGGCCGCCGCCCGGGAGGCGGGGCTGCCGATCGTGGTGTACCCGGAACTGGAGGAGGCCCTACAGGCAGCGGTGGCCCGTCTGACCCCCGGCGCCACCCTGCTCCTGCTGGGCACCTTCGGCATGGACCCGGGGCCGGACCTGGCCCGGGCCCTCCTGGAGGCGCGGCTGGCGCAAACGCCGGGCGGCCCCGCCAACGGGGCCGCCGGCAACAGGAACGGATAA
- a CDS encoding protein of unknown function (Evidence 5 : Unknown function) — protein MAPVAAARARHTLLADGREGGEGTACRAYV, from the coding sequence GTGGCGCCGGTGGCAGCCGCGCGGGCGCGGCATACCCTGTTGGCGGATGGCCGAGAAGGCGGGGAGGGGACAGCATGCCGGGCCTACGTCTAG
- a CDS encoding Ribosomal-protein-S18p-alanine acetyltransferase: protein MRVEGPAAGTRHGGYRLGRLGWRDLPQVAALERQVFPEPMPLGRLVRVYLRPGVVYLAAHPVGHRRLAAYFGFERWPGSQGAHVLANATHPADRRRGLARALLTWGTAWARERGVRWMVGEVRVSNQPQLALLDALGWQVGGRLPRFFGNGEDAWLVYRCLDDSP, encoded by the coding sequence ATGCGCGTGGAGGGACCGGCTGCGGGGACCCGTCACGGCGGCTACCGCCTGGGCCGCCTGGGCTGGCGGGACCTGCCCCAGGTGGCGGCCCTGGAACGGCAGGTCTTCCCGGAGCCCATGCCCCTGGGCCGGCTGGTGCGGGTGTACCTGCGTCCGGGGGTGGTGTACCTGGCCGCCCATCCCGTCGGGCACCGGCGGCTGGCGGCTTACTTCGGGTTCGAACGCTGGCCGGGCAGTCAGGGGGCGCATGTGCTGGCCAACGCCACCCATCCGGCCGACCGGCGCCGGGGCCTGGCCCGGGCCCTCCTTACCTGGGGCACGGCCTGGGCGCGGGAGCGGGGGGTGCGCTGGATGGTAGGGGAGGTGCGGGTCTCCAACCAGCCGCAGCTGGCGCTGCTGGACGCCCTCGGCTGGCAGGTGGGCGGCCGCCTGCCCCGCTTCTTCGGCAACGGCGAGGACGCCTGGCTGGTGTACCGCTGCCTGGACGACAGCCCCTAG
- a CDS encoding putative Acid phosphatase (Evidence 3 : Putative function from multiple computational evidences; Product type e : enzyme) yields the protein MHQGRQRGRQAAGMVLGVLLLLAAAADALLPRPRPWPREPAGPVPDFSHVFLIVLENHSPASLLHNPRAPYIRHLAATWGYEADDYGVTHPSLPNYIALLAGRTGGSHSDSPAQQFGFPTLAGQLDAHHLSWQAVMQGLPAPGYTGAWYPPPPAAPRYARKHDPFLAFPALARDRRRVVPLRVLARELRDGQVPRLVWITPDLCHDMHGQPPGRGRACPPSDPGRLVADGDRFLARWVPRILHSTAWRGQAVIFITWDESGRPSGLEGWRAYFAAGPGAPPLLPAWPPAGLIGGGRVPLIVIARGGPHPLVLDWPADHYAVLKTIEAGWHLGYLGHAASPAVPVLWPFWHGRPGRRP from the coding sequence GTGCACCAGGGGCGGCAGCGGGGCCGGCAGGCGGCGGGGATGGTGCTGGGGGTCCTGCTGCTACTGGCGGCCGCCGCCGATGCCCTCCTGCCCCGCCCCCGGCCCTGGCCCCGGGAACCGGCGGGGCCGGTGCCGGACTTCAGCCACGTCTTCCTCATCGTGCTGGAGAATCACAGCCCGGCCAGCCTGCTGCACAACCCGCGCGCGCCCTACATCCGGCACCTGGCGGCCACCTGGGGCTACGAGGCGGACGACTACGGGGTGACCCATCCCAGCCTGCCCAATTACATTGCCCTCCTGGCCGGCCGCACCGGCGGCAGCCACAGCGACAGCCCGGCCCAGCAGTTCGGTTTTCCGACCCTGGCCGGGCAGCTGGACGCACACCACCTGTCCTGGCAGGCGGTGATGCAGGGTCTCCCCGCCCCCGGCTACACCGGGGCCTGGTATCCCCCGCCTCCGGCCGCACCCCGCTACGCCCGCAAGCACGACCCCTTCCTGGCCTTCCCCGCCCTGGCCCGCGACCGCCGGCGGGTGGTGCCCCTGCGGGTGCTGGCCCGGGAGCTCCGGGACGGGCAGGTGCCGCGGCTGGTGTGGATCACCCCCGACCTCTGTCATGACATGCACGGCCAGCCCCCCGGCCGCGGGCGGGCCTGCCCCCCGTCCGACCCCGGGCGGCTGGTGGCGGACGGCGACCGCTTCCTGGCCCGCTGGGTGCCCCGCATCCTGCATTCCACCGCCTGGCGCGGGCAGGCCGTGATCTTCATCACCTGGGATGAGAGCGGCCGCCCCTCAGGGTTGGAGGGCTGGCGGGCCTATTTTGCGGCCGGGCCGGGGGCGCCGCCGTTGCTGCCCGCCTGGCCGCCGGCGGGGCTGATCGGGGGCGGACGGGTACCGTTGATCGTCATCGCCCGCGGGGGTCCTCATCCCCTGGTGTTGGACTGGCCCGCCGACCATTACGCCGTGCTCAAGACCATCGAGGCCGGCTGGCATCTCGGCTATCTCGGGCATGCTGCCAGTCCGGCGGTGCCGGTACTGTGGCCCTTCTGGCACGGGCGGCCCGGCCGCCGGCCGTGA
- the fumC gene encoding Fumarate hydratase, class II (Evidence 2b : Function from indirect experimental evidences (e.g. phenotypes); Product type e : enzyme) produces MPDHAVPEDYRMEQDSLGPVRVPAWAYWGAQTQRAVENFPISGLRLPRRFIRAQGIIKWAAARANRAVGALDPGRAEAIMTAAEEVIDGRWDAHFVVDVYQAGAGTSQNMNANEVIARRAREILGAVEDVRRVHPNDHVNLAQSTNDTIHVAIHIAGAEAVVQDLLPALERMEAVLRAKAQGWMGIIKTGRTHLQDAVPLRLGQEVGLGGGAGRLAAGPGRAGGGAVPHRLRGQRSRDRYQRPSRLPPPGGGGGGGADGAALPAARQHVHLHPEPGRRAGGLRPPAGAGHRPGQDRQRCAPAELGPAGGAGGA; encoded by the coding sequence ATGCCGGATCATGCGGTTCCCGAGGATTACCGGATGGAGCAGGATTCCCTGGGGCCGGTGCGGGTACCCGCCTGGGCCTATTGGGGGGCCCAGACCCAACGGGCGGTGGAGAACTTCCCCATCAGCGGGCTGCGCCTGCCGCGGCGCTTCATCCGCGCCCAGGGCATCATCAAATGGGCAGCCGCCCGCGCCAACCGCGCGGTGGGGGCCCTGGACCCCGGGCGGGCCGAGGCCATCATGACCGCCGCCGAGGAGGTCATCGACGGGCGCTGGGATGCGCATTTCGTGGTCGATGTCTATCAGGCGGGGGCCGGGACCTCCCAGAACATGAACGCCAACGAGGTCATCGCCCGGCGGGCGCGGGAGATCCTGGGCGCGGTGGAGGATGTGCGCCGGGTGCATCCTAACGACCACGTCAACCTGGCCCAGTCCACCAACGACACCATCCACGTGGCCATCCACATCGCGGGGGCGGAGGCGGTGGTGCAGGACCTGCTCCCCGCCCTGGAACGGATGGAGGCGGTGCTGCGGGCCAAGGCGCAGGGCTGGATGGGGATCATCAAGACCGGCCGCACCCACCTGCAGGATGCCGTCCCCCTGCGCCTGGGCCAGGAGGTGGGGCTGGGCGGGGGCGCTGGCCGGCTGGCGGCGGGCCCTGGCCGAGCGGGTGGCGGTGCTGTACCCCATCGGCTTCGGGGGCAACGCAGTAGGGACCGGTATCAACGCCCATCCCGACTTCCCCCGCCTGGCGGTGGAGGGGGTGGCGGAGCGGACGGGGCTGCCCTTCCGGCTGCCCGACAACATGTTCACCTTCATCCAGAACCTGGACGCCGTGCTGGAGGTCTCCGGCCTCCTGCGGGGGCTGGCCACCGCCCTGGGCAAGATCGCCAACGATGTGCGCCTGCTGAGCTCGGGCCCGCGGGCGGGGCTGGCGGAGCTTAA
- a CDS encoding putative Fumarate hydratase (Evidence 3 : Putative function from multiple computational evidences; Product type e : enzyme) gives MPSPCAWARRWGWAGALAGWRRALAERVAVLYPIGFGGNAVGTGINAHPDFPRLAVEGVAERTGLPFRLPDNMFTFIQNLDAVLEVSGLLRGLATALGKIANDVRLLSSGPRAGLAELKLPAVQPGSSIMPGKVNPVMAEMLNMVGFQVLGHDAAVQAAVGAAQLELNVMMPVVAYNLLMAVTILANAVQAFTTRALEGLEADPGRIGSYVEMNTALATALNPYLGYDRAAEVAKAAYAEGKSVRQVVLERGLLPAAELDRILDPARLAGPETVV, from the coding sequence ATGCCGTCCCCCTGCGCCTGGGCCAGGAGGTGGGGCTGGGCGGGGGCGCTGGCCGGCTGGCGGCGGGCCCTGGCCGAGCGGGTGGCGGTGCTGTACCCCATCGGCTTCGGGGGCAACGCAGTAGGGACCGGTATCAACGCCCATCCCGACTTCCCCCGCCTGGCGGTGGAGGGGGTGGCGGAGCGGACGGGGCTGCCCTTCCGGCTGCCCGACAACATGTTCACCTTCATCCAGAACCTGGACGCCGTGCTGGAGGTCTCCGGCCTCCTGCGGGGGCTGGCCACCGCCCTGGGCAAGATCGCCAACGATGTGCGCCTGCTGAGCTCGGGCCCGCGGGCGGGGCTGGCGGAGCTTAAGCTGCCGGCGGTGCAGCCGGGCTCTTCCATCATGCCGGGCAAGGTCAACCCGGTGATGGCGGAGATGCTCAACATGGTAGGCTTCCAGGTCCTGGGCCATGACGCCGCCGTGCAGGCGGCGGTGGGGGCGGCCCAGCTGGAGCTGAACGTCATGATGCCGGTGGTGGCCTACAATCTGCTGATGGCAGTCACCATCCTGGCCAATGCGGTCCAGGCCTTCACCACCCGCGCGTTGGAGGGCCTGGAGGCCGACCCCGGCCGCATCGGGTCCTATGTGGAGATGAACACCGCCCTCGCCACGGCCCTCAATCCCTACCTCGGCTACGACCGGGCAGCGGAGGTGGCCAAGGCTGCCTACGCAGAGGGCAAGAGCGTGCGCCAAGTGGTGTTGGAGCGCGGCCTGCTGCCGGCGGCGGAGCTGGACCGGATCCTGGACCCGGCCCGGCTGGCGGGACCGGAGACCGTCGTGTAG
- a CDS encoding conserved protein of unknown function (Evidence 4 : Unknown function but conserved in other organisms) gives MEITLGRVGDAPTPPGAVRVLVDRLWPRGISKASAPWDHWLKEVAPSDGLRRWYHAHPGEQAEFARRYREELQDPVHQAALARLRELGRSAPLMLLTFGRDIDHSQLPVLRAVLEAES, from the coding sequence ATGGAGATCACCCTGGGCCGGGTAGGGGATGCCCCTACGCCGCCGGGGGCGGTGCGGGTGCTGGTGGACCGCCTGTGGCCGCGGGGAATATCCAAGGCGTCCGCCCCCTGGGATCACTGGCTGAAGGAGGTGGCCCCCTCCGACGGCCTGCGCCGCTGGTATCACGCCCACCCCGGGGAGCAGGCGGAATTTGCCCGCCGCTACCGGGAGGAGTTGCAGGACCCCGTGCACCAGGCGGCGCTGGCCCGCCTGCGGGAGCTGGGGCGCAGCGCGCCCCTGATGCTCCTCACCTTCGGACGCGACATCGACCATAGCCAGCTGCCGGTGCTGCGCGCGGTCCTCGAGGCGGAATCCTAG
- a CDS encoding conserved membrane protein of unknown function (Evidence 4 : Unknown function but conserved in other organisms) gives MPVILGRPYTEQTPPFWLPISFFALGFSGWLAGLAALLGARRTVLAGAYTAPGVLAAVHLLTLGFITAFMSGALYQLAPVLLNRRLARPRLGAVQAGLHSLGVVLLTAGMATARPAWMLTGGSLLTIGLLLLAANLVATARGARQRPVSGAFVSVGLVSLLGAAGMGLAMAARWAAGRPPQPLLPWHLALGLGGWFAAILTGVSYKLLPMFLGGPANPRHSPWVLGGLVLSVGLAMAAPHGGPLAAAAALLAAATAALYLGDVTAAWRARPRKPADAAMVAMGLGSLNLALSLALTAAGLATGGVVPWAGAAFFLYLNGWLGISIQGFLSRILPFLLWLHRYSRRWAEGPLPRLTDLLPDRWVRSYTWTTTGGVWLATAGLLLREAPVLAAGLLLTLAGVAAAAGSALAAVGERAPEMARFRTPSPG, from the coding sequence ATGCCCGTGATCCTGGGCCGCCCCTATACCGAACAAACCCCACCCTTCTGGCTGCCGATCAGCTTCTTCGCCCTGGGCTTCAGCGGCTGGCTGGCCGGGCTGGCGGCCCTCCTGGGCGCGCGGCGGACCGTGCTGGCCGGAGCCTACACCGCCCCCGGAGTGCTGGCGGCGGTCCACTTGCTCACCCTGGGCTTCATCACCGCCTTTATGAGCGGCGCCCTCTATCAGCTGGCCCCGGTCCTGCTCAACCGGCGCCTGGCCCGACCCCGCCTGGGCGCCGTCCAGGCCGGCCTGCACAGCCTGGGGGTGGTCCTGCTGACCGCCGGCATGGCCACCGCCCGTCCGGCCTGGATGCTAACCGGAGGCAGCCTGCTCACCATCGGCCTGCTGCTCCTGGCCGCCAATCTGGTCGCCACCGCCCGCGGTGCCCGCCAGCGCCCCGTCAGCGGCGCTTTTGTGAGCGTGGGCCTCGTGAGCCTGCTGGGGGCGGCCGGCATGGGCCTGGCCATGGCCGCCCGCTGGGCGGCCGGCCGGCCCCCGCAGCCCCTACTGCCCTGGCACCTGGCTCTGGGGCTGGGGGGCTGGTTCGCCGCCATCCTCACCGGCGTCTCCTACAAGCTGCTGCCCATGTTCCTGGGTGGACCCGCCAATCCCCGCCACAGCCCCTGGGTCCTGGGTGGGCTGGTGCTGAGCGTGGGGCTGGCCATGGCCGCCCCCCACGGCGGACCGCTGGCGGCGGCCGCGGCCCTCTTGGCCGCCGCCACCGCCGCCCTCTACCTGGGGGACGTGACGGCCGCCTGGCGCGCCCGCCCGCGTAAGCCGGCAGATGCGGCCATGGTGGCCATGGGGCTGGGATCCCTCAACCTGGCCCTGAGCCTGGCCCTGACGGCGGCCGGGCTGGCCACCGGCGGGGTGGTGCCCTGGGCCGGCGCTGCCTTCTTCCTCTATCTGAACGGCTGGTTGGGCATCTCCATCCAGGGCTTTTTGTCCCGCATCCTGCCCTTTCTCCTCTGGCTGCACCGCTACAGCCGCCGGTGGGCCGAAGGCCCCCTGCCCCGCCTGACCGACCTGCTGCCCGACCGCTGGGTGCGCTCCTACACCTGGACCACGACAGGGGGGGTGTGGCTTGCCACCGCTGGCCTGCTGCTGCGGGAGGCCCCCGTCCTGGCAGCCGGGCTGCTCCTCACCCTGGCGGGGGTGGCGGCCGCGGCGGGATCGGCCCTGGCAGCAGTCGGGGAGCGGGCCCCGGAGATGGCCCGTTTCCGAACACCCTCCCCCGGCTAG
- a CDS encoding cAMP-binding proteins - catabolite gene activator and regulatory subunit of cAMP-dependent protein kinases, with protein sequence MKAVQLELFRSLPPGVLEAAGVTRRYAAGEVAFTQGDPTTGLWVVLEGRLAMERVGPDGVVYTTGVQLPGEMVGMAGLWDQSGYPASARALETPTVLLWMSREQFFALHRRYPEFALAVSRSLAARLRLVLETIADTRGRPVPRQLAVFLSTLYRRSGPDIALTHEDLAHMIGVRRETVSRVLREFAQRGWIAVHYGRIRVLDPTPLEAVGELMSDDG encoded by the coding sequence GTGAAAGCGGTCCAGCTGGAACTGTTCCGGTCCCTGCCGCCGGGGGTGCTGGAGGCGGCGGGGGTCACCCGTCGTTATGCGGCCGGCGAGGTGGCCTTTACCCAGGGGGATCCCACCACCGGGCTGTGGGTGGTGCTGGAAGGGCGCCTGGCCATGGAGCGGGTGGGGCCGGATGGGGTGGTGTATACAACCGGCGTCCAGCTGCCGGGGGAGATGGTGGGCATGGCCGGGCTTTGGGACCAGTCCGGTTATCCGGCCTCGGCGCGGGCGCTGGAGACCCCCACCGTGCTGCTGTGGATGAGCCGGGAGCAGTTCTTTGCCCTCCACCGCCGCTACCCGGAGTTCGCGCTGGCGGTCAGCCGCTCCTTGGCCGCCCGCCTGCGCTTGGTGCTGGAGACCATTGCCGATACCCGCGGGCGCCCGGTGCCGCGCCAGCTGGCGGTGTTCCTCAGCACCCTCTACCGACGCTCGGGCCCCGATATCGCCCTCACCCACGAGGACTTGGCCCACATGATCGGGGTGCGGCGGGAGACGGTCAGCCGGGTGCTGCGCGAGTTTGCACAACGGGGCTGGATTGCGGTGCACTATGGCCGTATCCGCGTCCTGGACCCCACCCCCCTGGAGGCGGTGGGGGAGCTGATGTCTGACGATGGGTAG
- a CDS encoding conserved protein of unknown function (Evidence 4 : Unknown function but conserved in other organisms) produces the protein MASTETPNPAVVINAPVLPPAVRHETIFGVFAAVPLHHTVLLVNDHDPKPLLYQLDAEQPGTFTYEYLERGPGRYAIQLTRVKP, from the coding sequence ATGGCAAGCACCGAGACCCCCAATCCGGCCGTGGTCATCAACGCCCCCGTGCTGCCCCCGGCGGTGCGGCACGAGACCATCTTCGGCGTGTTTGCAGCCGTGCCGTTGCATCACACCGTGCTGCTGGTCAACGACCACGACCCCAAGCCGCTGCTGTACCAGCTGGACGCCGAGCAGCCCGGCACCTTCACGTACGAATATCTGGAGCGCGGGCCGGGGCGCTACGCCATTCAATTGACGCGCGTCAAGCCCTGA
- the yitW gene encoding Fe-S protein maturation auxiliary factor YitW: protein MAWTKEAIEHQLEEVYDPEVGLNIVEMGLVYDLQVDEAGNVRVLMTLTTPGCPMHGSIAEGVERLLNGLPGIGKVQVDLTFDPPWEPRMMKESALHKLGWT from the coding sequence ATGGCCTGGACGAAGGAAGCCATTGAGCACCAGCTGGAGGAGGTTTACGACCCCGAGGTGGGGCTCAACATCGTGGAGATGGGTTTGGTCTACGACTTGCAGGTGGATGAGGCGGGCAATGTGCGCGTGCTCATGACCCTTACCACCCCTGGCTGCCCCATGCACGGCTCCATCGCGGAAGGGGTGGAGCGGTTGCTCAACGGGCTGCCGGGCATCGGCAAGGTCCAGGTCGATTTGACTTTCGATCCGCCCTGGGAGCCGCGCATGATGAAGGAGTCCGCCCTGCACAAGCTGGGCTGGACGTAG